In the genome of Streptomyces sp. P3, the window GACCTGGATCGACGCGCCCTGCGCCTGGCCGTACTGACCGGCGATGCCGTCCAGGTGGTCGGAGATCTCCTTGCGCATGACCTCACGCTCCGGCAGCGTCGCCCTGCCCGCCACGATCCGTGCCACCCAACGGGCCTGGGCCTCCACAAGACGGGTGATGGAACCGTGCGGGCGGACCAGGCCGACGAAGTACAGACCGGGGTGGTCGGGCGCGACGACCCGCTTGTACAACTCGACGGATCCCCGCGGACCGATCGGGCAGCCCGGCGGCAGGAACGGGTACGCCATGCGGTACCCGGTGCAGTGGACCACCGCGTCGGCGGGCACCGAGGTGCCGTCGGTGAAGACCACACGGTCGGCGTCGAGGCGCTCGATCGCGGGCTTGGGGACGACCCCGCCGTGCCGGATGCGGGTGAGGATCTCGTCGGAGACGGTCACGGCCGAGGCGAAGATCGGATGGTCGGGCTCGGGGAGCCCGTAGTCCGAGAGCCTGCCGCGCGCGACGAGCAGAGCCTGCTCGATGAAGCGGCGCTGTTCCGCGAGGGTCATGGCCGTCCACCACGGTGCCTCGGCGACGTCGTCCAACGGCATGCCGAAGAGCTGCTTGGGCACGATGTGCAGTCCCCGGCGCACGGACAGGACGGTCTGCGCGGCGTAGCGGGAGAGGTCGGCGGCGATGTCCACCGCCGAGGCGCCCAGCCCCACCACGGCGACCCGCCGGCCGGTGAAGTCGCTGCCG includes:
- a CDS encoding NAD(P)/FAD-dependent oxidoreductase, yielding MSLCVIGAGLSGLATAHALKSEGVDFVVLERAPEVGGLWRQPQAGERGPGYLSLHLNTNKRLTGYADYPMPDSYPVYPRHSDVAVYLRAFAEWAGLPDHIELGTTVESVTRGADGSWTVAGRDARGRRTTREFSQVVVASGHNTEPVLPAPLPGSDTFEGAVLHALDYRDGSDFTGRRVAVVGLGASAVDIAADLSRYAAQTVLSVRRGLHIVPKQLFGMPLDDVAEAPWWTAMTLAEQRRFIEQALLVARGRLSDYGLPEPDHPIFASAVTVSDEILTRIRHGGVVPKPAIERLDADRVVFTDGTSVPADAVVHCTGYRMAYPFLPPGCPIGPRGSVELYKRVVAPDHPGLYFVGLVRPHGSITRLVEAQARWVARIVAGRATLPEREVMRKEISDHLDGIAGQYGQAQGASIQVGVAPYLEELRAE